A single Falco naumanni isolate bFalNau1 chromosome 20, bFalNau1.pat, whole genome shotgun sequence DNA region contains:
- the LOC121080070 gene encoding claw keratin-like, protein MSCTSLCNTSCGVAAPAPLADTCNEPCVRQCPDSTVVIQPPPSVITFPGPILSSFPQHSVVGSAGAPGVGGGYGGTFGGRGGFGGYGGYGGYGGYGGYGGYGYGGWGRGCGYLRGSCGPC, encoded by the coding sequence ATGTCCTGCACCAGCCTGTGCAACACCTCCTGTGGGgtggccgccccggccccgctggctGACACCTGCAACGAGCCCTGCGTGCGGCAGTGCCCTGACTCCACCGTGGTGATCCAGCCGCCACCCTCGGTGATCACCTTCCCCGggcccatcctcagctccttcccgcaGCACAGTGTTGTTGGCTCAGCGGGAGCTCCCGGTGTTGGCGGAGGCTACGGCGGCACTTTTGGAGGCCGTGGTGGTTTTGGaggctatgggggctatggtggctatgggggctatgggggctatgggggctatggaTACGGTGGTTGGGGCCGAGGCTGCGGATACCTCAGGGGCAGCTGTGGACCCTGCTAA
- the LOC121080065 gene encoding claw keratin-like isoform X4, with product MSCTSLCNTSCGVAAPAPLADTCNEPCVRQCPDSTVVIQPPPSVITFPGPILSSFPQQSVVGSAGAPGVGWGYGGTFGGRGGFGGYGGYGGYGGYGGYGGYGGYGGYGGYGGFGGCGYGSWGRGHRYLNGNCGPC from the exons ATGTCCTGCACCAGCCTGTGCAACACCTCCTGTGGGgtggccgccccggccccgctggctGACACCTGCAACGAGCCCTGCGTGCGGCAGTGCCCTGACTCCACGGTGGTGATCCAGCCGCCACCCTCGGTGATCACCTTCCCCGggcccatcctcagctccttcccacagcagagTGTTGTTGGCTCAGCGGGTGCTCCCGGCGTTGGCTGGGGTTACGGCGGCACTTTTGGAGGCCGTGGTGGTTTTGGAGGCTATGGAGGCTATGGaggctatgggggctatgggggctatgggg GTTATGGGGGCTATGGAGGTTATGGCGGCTACGGAGGATTTGGCGGTTGTGGATatgggagctggggcagaggccACAGGTACCTCAATGGCAACTGTGGACCCTGCTAA
- the LOC121080065 gene encoding claw keratin-like isoform X3, whose product MSCTSLCNTSCGVAAPAPLADTCNEPCVRQCPDSTVVIQPPPSVITFPGPILSSFPQQSVVGSAGAPGVGWGYGGTFGGRGGFGGYGGYGGYGGYGGYGGYGGYGGLWGYGGYGGFGGCGYGSWGRGHRYLNGNCGPC is encoded by the exons ATGTCCTGCACCAGCCTGTGCAACACCTCCTGTGGGgtggccgccccggccccgctggctGACACCTGCAACGAGCCCTGCGTGCGGCAGTGCCCTGACTCCACGGTGGTGATCCAGCCGCCACCCTCGGTGATCACCTTCCCCGggcccatcctcagctccttcccacagcagagTGTTGTTGGCTCAGCGGGTGCTCCCGGCGTTGGCTGGGGTTACGGCGGCACTTTTGGAGGCCGTGGTGGTTTTGGAGGCTATGGAGGCTATGGaggctatgggggctatgggggctatgggggctatggtGGCTATGGAGGCCTTtggg GTTATGGCGGCTACGGAGGATTTGGCGGTTGTGGATatgggagctggggcagaggccACAGGTACCTCAATGGCAACTGTGGACCCTGCTAA
- the LOC121080065 gene encoding claw keratin-like isoform X2 → MSCTSLCNTSCGVAAPAPLADTCNEPCVRQCPDSTVVIQPPPSVITFPGPILSSFPQQSVVGSAGAPGVGWGYGGTFGGRGGFGGYGGYGGYGGYGGYGGYGGYGGYGGYGGYGGFGGCGYGSWGRGHRYLNGNCGPC, encoded by the exons ATGTCCTGCACCAGCCTGTGCAACACCTCCTGTGGGgtggccgccccggccccgctggctGACACCTGCAACGAGCCCTGCGTGCGGCAGTGCCCTGACTCCACGGTGGTGATCCAGCCGCCACCCTCGGTGATCACCTTCCCCGggcccatcctcagctccttcccacagcagagTGTTGTTGGCTCAGCGGGTGCTCCCGGCGTTGGCTGGGGTTACGGCGGCACTTTTGGAGGCCGTGGTGGTTTTGGAGGCTATGGAGGCTATGGaggctatgggggctatgggggctatgggggctatggtG GTTATGGGGGCTATGGAGGTTATGGCGGCTACGGAGGATTTGGCGGTTGTGGATatgggagctggggcagaggccACAGGTACCTCAATGGCAACTGTGGACCCTGCTAA
- the LOC121080065 gene encoding claw keratin-like isoform X1 has protein sequence MSCTSLCNTSCGVAAPAPLADTCNEPCVRQCPDSTVVIQPPPSVITFPGPILSSFPQQSVVGSAGAPGVGWGYGGTFGGRGGFGGYGGYGGYGGYGGYGGYGGYGGLWGYGGYGGYGGLWGYGGYGGYGSCGGYGGYGGYGGYGGYGGFGGCGYGSWGRGHRYLNGNCGPC, from the coding sequence ATGTCCTGCACCAGCCTGTGCAACACCTCCTGTGGGgtggccgccccggccccgctggctGACACCTGCAACGAGCCCTGCGTGCGGCAGTGCCCTGACTCCACGGTGGTGATCCAGCCGCCACCCTCGGTGATCACCTTCCCCGggcccatcctcagctccttcccacagcagagTGTTGTTGGCTCAGCGGGTGCTCCCGGCGTTGGCTGGGGTTACGGCGGCACTTTTGGAGGCCGTGGTGGTTTTGGAGGCTATGGAGGCTATGGaggctatgggggctatgggggctatgggggctatggtGGCTATGGAGGCCTTtggggctatgggggctatggtGGCTATGGAGGCCTTTGGGGCTATGGGGGTTATGGAGGCTATGGGAGCTGTGGGGGCTATGGAGGTTATGGGGGCTATGGAGGTTATGGCGGCTACGGAGGATTTGGCGGTTGTGGATatgggagctggggcagaggccACAGGTACCTCAATGGCAACTGTGGACCCTGCTAA